The proteins below are encoded in one region of uncultured Desulfovibrio sp.:
- a CDS encoding GNAT family N-acetyltransferase — protein MEFGTECLQDVRQEALPLTRAHWNEVEASLHGPEEQPFDAAQYARWEALGMLHISTVRTAGRLTGYAAFTICPCPHRPGRLLAALDGLYLAPEVRGGLTALRLLRHAETALRQRGVAVMQFSSPASRPCHALYRRLGARHTESIWHKEVR, from the coding sequence ATGGAATTTGGTACAGAATGTCTGCAAGACGTGCGGCAGGAGGCCCTGCCGCTGACCCGCGCCCACTGGAACGAGGTGGAAGCCTCCCTGCACGGGCCGGAAGAACAGCCCTTTGATGCGGCACAGTATGCCCGCTGGGAAGCCCTGGGCATGCTGCACATCAGCACGGTACGCACGGCAGGCCGCCTGACGGGCTATGCCGCCTTCACCATCTGCCCCTGCCCCCATCGCCCCGGCAGGCTGCTGGCCGCGCTGGATGGTCTCTACCTTGCGCCGGAGGTCCGTGGCGGTCTTACGGCCCTGCGCCTGCTGCGCCACGCCGAAACAGCCCTGCGCCAGCGCGGGGTGGCGGTCATGCAGTTCAGCTCGCCGGCCTCGCGCCCCTGCCATGCCCTGTACCGGCGCCTGGGGGCACGACATACCGAAAGCATCTGGCACAAGGAGGTACGCTGA
- the tgt gene encoding tRNA guanosine(34) transglycosylase Tgt has translation MTSYALHIQHTDGAARAGILHTAHGQIPTPIFMPVGTVGSVKAVAPDDLTAMGAPIILGNTYHLYLRPGHKLVERHGGLHGFASWPGAILTDSGGFQIFSLNSLRKLREEGAEFRSHLDGSRHLFTPENVVDIQRSLNSDIMMVLDECVPHGADYAYTDKSTALTTRWALRARAHYPAGTAHNLLFAITQGGFFKDLRRRSIEELCAHDFDGFAIGGLSVGEPKAVMYDFLYDIAPQLPAEKPRYLMGVGTPLDIVNGIAAGVDMFDCVLPTRNARNGTLYTSQGKINIKRREFADDDGPLDPQCSCYTCRTFSRAYLRHLYVSKELLAFRLNSLHNLTYFLDLVRGARQAILEDRYTDFLARITALYPDEAALAAAGSGL, from the coding sequence ATGACATCCTACGCTCTGCATATCCAGCACACGGACGGCGCGGCCCGTGCGGGCATCCTGCATACCGCGCACGGCCAGATTCCCACGCCCATCTTCATGCCCGTGGGCACGGTGGGGTCGGTGAAGGCCGTGGCGCCGGACGATCTGACGGCCATGGGCGCGCCCATTATTCTGGGCAATACCTATCACCTCTATCTGCGGCCCGGCCATAAGCTGGTGGAGCGCCATGGCGGGCTGCACGGCTTTGCCTCCTGGCCCGGGGCCATTCTCACGGACAGCGGCGGCTTTCAGATTTTCAGCCTCAATTCCCTGCGCAAGCTGCGGGAAGAAGGGGCCGAGTTCCGCTCCCATCTGGATGGTTCCCGCCATCTCTTCACGCCGGAAAACGTGGTGGACATCCAGCGCAGCCTCAATTCCGACATCATGATGGTGCTGGACGAATGCGTGCCGCACGGGGCGGACTATGCCTATACCGACAAGTCCACGGCCCTGACCACGCGCTGGGCGTTGCGCGCCCGCGCCCACTATCCGGCGGGTACGGCGCACAACCTGCTCTTTGCCATCACGCAGGGGGGCTTCTTCAAGGACCTGCGCCGGCGGTCCATTGAGGAACTCTGCGCCCACGACTTTGACGGCTTTGCCATCGGCGGGCTGTCCGTGGGGGAACCCAAGGCCGTCATGTACGACTTTCTCTATGACATCGCCCCGCAGCTGCCGGCGGAAAAACCCCGTTACCTCATGGGCGTGGGCACTCCGCTGGACATTGTCAACGGCATTGCCGCAGGGGTGGACATGTTCGACTGCGTGCTGCCCACGCGCAATGCCCGCAATGGCACGCTGTATACCTCGCAGGGCAAGATCAACATCAAGCGCAGGGAATTTGCCGATGACGACGGCCCCCTGGACCCGCAGTGCTCCTGTTATACCTGCCGCACCTTTTCCCGTGCCTATTTGCGGCATCTCTACGTGAGCAAGGAGCTGCTCGCCTTCCGCCTCAATTCCCTGCATAATCTGACCTATTTCCTCGACCTGGTACGCGGGGCGCGTCAGGCCATTCTGGAAGATCGCTATACCGATTTCCTGGCCCGCATTACGGCCCTGTATCCCGACGAGGCGGCACTGGCGGCGGCAGGTTCCGGCCTGTAG
- the alr gene encoding alanine racemase, which produces MTCIFTPSACHIDLPALQRNFARCGDPARLLPVIKSDAYGHGMLPVARALDRVGARRFAVGTVSEGIALRDEGYRQLIVPLMGAMCANEWAQSADAGLTPVLTCFEDLHNATEVLPAGTGKTLTVALKLDTGMGRLGFEEKDIPVLVRALDALPHIRPVLAISHMPSADDPEDAAFSLAQVERFRRCCEPLRQRWPDLQRSLANTAATLGLPQAHFEVCRPGFALYGGNPFAGGPWEARGAGLEWVMSVSAPVMQVRELRAGQSISYGRTFTAPHDMTVAVLACGYATAYPRALSNRADVLLHGRRARVVGRVCMSMMMADVSHIPEVKRGDSAWLVGGEAADGQTPVTVEELARLADILPYELLCLLGEVNQRLYVI; this is translated from the coding sequence ATGACCTGCATTTTCACCCCGTCCGCCTGTCACATTGACCTTCCCGCCCTGCAACGCAACTTTGCCCGCTGCGGTGATCCCGCCCGCCTGCTGCCTGTCATCAAGTCCGATGCCTACGGGCACGGCATGCTGCCCGTGGCGCGTGCCCTTGACCGCGTGGGCGCCCGCCGCTTTGCCGTTGGTACGGTAAGCGAGGGCATTGCCCTGCGTGACGAGGGCTACCGGCAGCTCATCGTTCCCCTGATGGGAGCCATGTGCGCCAATGAATGGGCACAATCCGCCGATGCCGGCCTCACGCCGGTTCTGACCTGCTTTGAAGACCTGCACAATGCCACCGAGGTCCTGCCCGCCGGTACGGGCAAGACCCTTACCGTGGCCCTCAAGCTGGATACGGGCATGGGGCGCCTGGGCTTTGAGGAAAAGGACATCCCCGTGCTGGTGCGCGCCCTGGACGCCCTGCCGCATATCCGCCCGGTGCTGGCCATCTCGCACATGCCGTCGGCCGACGATCCGGAGGATGCGGCCTTTTCCCTGGCGCAGGTGGAGCGCTTCCGCCGCTGCTGCGAGCCGCTGCGCCAGCGCTGGCCCGATCTCCAGCGCTCGCTGGCCAATACCGCCGCCACCCTGGGCCTGCCCCAGGCACATTTCGAGGTCTGCCGTCCCGGCTTTGCCCTGTACGGGGGCAATCCCTTTGCCGGCGGCCCGTGGGAAGCCCGCGGCGCCGGTCTGGAATGGGTCATGAGCGTGAGCGCCCCGGTCATGCAGGTGCGCGAGCTGCGGGCCGGACAGAGCATTTCCTACGGGCGCACCTTCACCGCCCCCCATGACATGACCGTGGCCGTCCTTGCCTGCGGCTATGCCACGGCCTATCCCCGCGCCCTGTCCAACCGGGCCGATGTGCTGCTGCACGGACGGCGCGCCCGCGTGGTGGGCCGCGTCTGCATGAGCATGATGATGGCCGATGTAAGCCACATCCCCGAAGTGAAGCGCGGCGATTCGGCCTGGCTTGTGGGTGGCGAGGCCGCAGACGGACAGACCCCCGTCACTGTGGAAGAACTGGCCCGTCTGGCGGACATCCTGCCCTACGAGCTGCTCTGCCTGCTGGGCGAGGTCAATCAGCGCCTCTATGTCATCTGA
- the rpsF gene encoding 30S ribosomal protein S6: MRKFETLLLLSPELSAENREGILSALTAVVEREKGVMEEVDHWGMRDLAYPVRKQMRGYYVRLVYNAPAPLVAELERNIRITDGIFKFVTVKLADEVEVA, translated from the coding sequence ATGCGGAAATTCGAAACCCTGCTCCTCCTTTCGCCGGAGCTTTCCGCCGAAAACCGTGAGGGCATCCTCAGCGCCCTCACCGCTGTGGTGGAACGCGAAAAAGGCGTCATGGAAGAAGTGGACCACTGGGGCATGCGCGATCTGGCCTACCCCGTGCGCAAGCAGATGCGCGGCTACTATGTGCGTCTGGTGTACAATGCTCCTGCCCCGCTCGTGGCGGAACTGGAGCGCAATATCCGTATCACCGACGGCATCTTCAAGTTCGTGACCGTCAAGCTGGCTGATGAAGTGGAGGTTGCGTAA
- the rpsR gene encoding 30S ribosomal protein S18, with the protein MAFKKKFAPRRKFCRFCADKDLPLNYKRPDILRDFITERGKIIARRITGTCAHHQRLLTTEIKRARQMALLIYTATHDSGVKKKSMI; encoded by the coding sequence ATGGCTTTCAAGAAAAAGTTTGCCCCCCGCCGCAAGTTCTGCCGCTTCTGCGCGGACAAGGATCTGCCCCTGAACTACAAGCGCCCCGACATCCTGCGCGACTTCATCACCGAACGCGGCAAGATCATTGCCCGCCGCATCACCGGTACCTGCGCGCATCATCAGCGTCTGCTGACCACCGAAATCAAGCGTGCCCGTCAGATGGCCCTGCTCATCTACACCGCCACCCATGATTCCGGCGTCAAGAAAAAGAGCATGATCTAA
- the rplI gene encoding 50S ribosomal protein L9: MKLILRADVENLGNLGDVVNVKPGYGRNYLLPQGLAMVASEANLKVFELERKKLQARMDALRADAQSLCERLEALDVVIAMHVGENDKLYGSVTTALIGDAFAALGVDVDRRRILLDAPIRTLGEHPVRVRLHADIIATVPVKVVSDKVEEAPAEAPAEEAAAEAAE; encoded by the coding sequence ATGAAACTGATTCTTCGCGCCGACGTGGAAAATCTCGGCAATCTTGGCGACGTGGTCAACGTGAAGCCCGGCTATGGCCGCAACTATCTGCTGCCCCAGGGCCTGGCCATGGTGGCTTCCGAAGCCAACCTCAAGGTCTTTGAACTGGAACGCAAGAAGCTCCAGGCCCGTATGGATGCCCTGCGTGCCGATGCCCAGTCTCTTTGTGAACGTCTGGAAGCCCTCGACGTGGTCATTGCCATGCACGTGGGTGAAAACGACAAGCTGTACGGCTCCGTGACCACGGCCCTCATCGGCGATGCCTTTGCCGCCCTGGGCGTGGACGTGGACCGCCGCCGCATCCTGCTGGATGCCCCCATCCGCACCCTTGGCGAACATCCCGTGCGCGTGCGCCTGCATGCCGACATCATCGCCACCGTGCCCGTGAAGGTGGTGTCCGACAAGGTTGAAGAAGCCCCCGCCGAAGCGCCTGCTGAAGAAGCTGCCGCCGAAGCCGCCGAATAA
- the dnaB gene encoding replicative DNA helicase, with protein MASPSATNAASGRKAGGGASFSAAPGRNTADAARSAENDLLRRVPPHSVEAEQAVLSGVLMRPDVLHIMVDMLREEDFYLPSHAAIFRAILDLYRKNAPIDLVTLAEQLRNRNELEEAGGAVYLGELAQAVVSGANAEYYATIVRDKALQRQLITACSGIIGNCYDASRDVTALLDESEQAVFAISQRTTGRDFSHSSDLVARVFDNLSRMAGTQDLITGVTTGYSRLDKLTAGLQRSDLIIVAARPSMGKTAFAMCMALHAAIRQGVPVGIFSLEMSKEQLVQRMLAVWGKVDVSKMRRPALLTDEEWANLSQAADVISNAPIYIDDTPALSTLELRSRARRLKSEKGLGLVVVDYLQLMRAGRRVDSRELEISEISRALKSLAKEMDVPVVALSQLNRKVEERSDKRPMLSDLRESGAIEQDADVIMFVYRDDVYRYSKPAERPTKGVAEIIIGKQRNGPVGVAELMYISPYTSFEDMAPDWMPPPSETAAGQTP; from the coding sequence ATGGCTTCCCCATCCGCCACGAACGCCGCCTCCGGCCGCAAGGCCGGGGGCGGCGCCTCTTTTTCCGCCGCTCCGGGCCGGAACACGGCCGATGCGGCCCGCAGCGCCGAAAACGACCTGCTGCGCCGGGTTCCTCCCCACAGTGTGGAAGCCGAGCAGGCCGTTCTCAGCGGCGTGCTCATGCGGCCCGATGTGCTGCACATCATGGTGGACATGCTCCGGGAGGAGGACTTCTACCTGCCCTCGCATGCAGCCATCTTCCGGGCCATCCTGGACCTGTACCGCAAAAACGCCCCCATCGATCTGGTAACCCTGGCCGAGCAGCTGCGCAACCGCAACGAGCTGGAAGAAGCCGGCGGCGCCGTTTACCTCGGCGAACTGGCGCAGGCCGTGGTTTCCGGCGCCAATGCCGAATACTATGCCACCATCGTGCGCGACAAGGCCCTGCAACGGCAGCTCATCACGGCCTGTTCGGGCATCATCGGCAACTGTTATGATGCCTCGCGCGATGTGACCGCCCTGCTGGATGAATCGGAGCAGGCCGTCTTTGCCATATCGCAGCGCACCACGGGGCGGGATTTTTCCCATTCCTCCGATCTGGTGGCGCGCGTTTTCGACAATCTGTCGCGCATGGCCGGCACGCAGGACCTCATCACCGGCGTCACCACCGGCTATTCCCGCCTGGACAAGCTCACCGCCGGCCTGCAACGCTCGGACCTCATCATCGTGGCGGCCCGCCCCAGCATGGGCAAAACCGCCTTTGCCATGTGCATGGCGCTGCATGCGGCCATCCGCCAGGGGGTGCCCGTGGGCATCTTTTCCCTGGAAATGAGCAAGGAACAGCTGGTGCAGCGCATGCTGGCCGTCTGGGGCAAGGTGGACGTATCCAAGATGCGCCGCCCGGCCCTGCTCACGGATGAGGAATGGGCCAATCTTTCCCAGGCGGCTGATGTCATTTCCAATGCGCCCATTTATATTGATGACACGCCCGCCCTCTCCACCCTGGAACTGCGCTCCCGTGCACGCCGGCTCAAGAGCGAAAAGGGCCTGGGGCTTGTGGTGGTGGACTATCTGCAACTCATGCGCGCCGGCAGGCGTGTGGATTCGCGCGAACTGGAAATCTCGGAAATTTCCCGCGCCCTCAAGAGCCTGGCCAAGGAAATGGACGTGCCTGTGGTGGCCCTTTCCCAGCTCAACCGCAAGGTGGAAGAACGCTCGGACAAGCGGCCCATGCTGTCTGACCTGCGCGAATCCGGCGCCATCGAGCAGGATGCCGACGTCATCATGTTTGTCTACCGGGACGATGTCTACCGGTACAGCAAGCCGGCCGAGCGCCCCACCAAGGGCGTGGCCGAAATCATCATCGGCAAGCAGCGCAACGGGCCTGTGGGTGTGGCCGAACTCATGTACATTTCTCCCTACACCTCCTTTGAGGACATGGCGCCGGACTGGATGCCGCCGCCCTCCGAAACGGCCGCCGGCCAGACGCCGTAA
- a CDS encoding RNA-binding protein: MSKSIYVGNLPWSSTEEQVRDLFAEYGNVLSVKLVNDRETGRARGFGFVEMDDADAAAAIEALDNQNFGGRTLRVNEAKPRAPRPPRY; this comes from the coding sequence ATGTCCAAGTCCATTTATGTCGGGAATCTTCCCTGGTCGTCCACCGAAGAACAGGTCCGTGACCTCTTCGCCGAATACGGTAATGTCCTTTCCGTGAAGCTGGTCAACGATCGTGAAACCGGTCGTGCCCGTGGCTTCGGCTTTGTCGAGATGGATGATGCCGATGCTGCGGCCGCCATCGAAGCGCTGGACAATCAGAACTTCGGCGGACGCACGCTGCGCGTCAATGAAGCCAAGCCGCGTGCGCCCCGTCCTCCCCGCTACTAA
- a CDS encoding YbhB/YbcL family Raf kinase inhibitor-like protein codes for MKSYHILSRTVLALTLVLALAAPAAAGGTFTLSSPQLKNGGTMGLDQVFNAFGCTGKNISPELVWSNPPAGTKSFALTIYDPDAPTGSGWWHWVVSDIPASARSLSLDASARKALPAGSVESLTDFGTPGYGGACPPPGDKPHRYIITLYALSVDHLGITPQTLPAMAGFSRYGKVLGTASLEVTYSR; via the coding sequence ATGAAATCATACCACATCCTGTCCCGGACCGTTCTGGCCCTTACCCTTGTTCTTGCCCTTGCCGCCCCGGCTGCCGCCGGCGGCACCTTCACCCTGTCCAGTCCGCAGCTCAAAAACGGCGGCACCATGGGTCTGGATCAGGTCTTCAATGCCTTTGGCTGCACCGGCAAAAACATCTCGCCGGAACTGGTCTGGAGCAATCCGCCCGCCGGCACCAAGAGCTTTGCCCTGACCATCTATGACCCGGATGCGCCCACGGGCAGCGGCTGGTGGCACTGGGTGGTTTCCGACATTCCGGCCAGCGCGCGTTCCCTGAGCCTTGATGCCAGCGCCCGCAAGGCCCTGCCCGCCGGCAGCGTGGAATCCCTCACCGACTTCGGCACGCCCGGCTACGGCGGCGCCTGCCCGCCCCCCGGCGACAAGCCGCACCGCTACATCATCACCCTCTATGCCCTGAGCGTGGACCATCTTGGCATCACGCCCCAAACCCTGCCCGCCATGGCCGGCTTTTCCCGCTACGGCAAGGTGCTGGGCACGGCCAGCCTGGAGGTCACCTACAGCCGCTAG
- a CDS encoding winged helix-turn-helix transcriptional regulator, with protein MSRNFNETERAILRIVQADLPDSLTPYADIAAQTGSSENDVLALLQQLKDEGAIRRFGASIKHQRTGWNHNAMVAWKVEEDKVEECGSIAAKNAHISHAYYRPSPAEDWPYTFYTMIHGRSDQECLDVVDQMAASAPLGEHIILRSLKELKKISMTYF; from the coding sequence ATGAGCCGCAACTTCAACGAAACGGAACGAGCCATACTTCGCATCGTACAGGCAGACCTGCCCGACAGCCTCACCCCCTATGCCGACATTGCCGCACAGACCGGCAGCAGCGAGAACGACGTGCTCGCCCTGCTCCAGCAGCTCAAGGACGAGGGCGCCATCCGCCGTTTCGGGGCCAGCATCAAGCACCAGCGTACCGGCTGGAACCACAATGCCATGGTGGCCTGGAAGGTGGAGGAGGACAAGGTGGAGGAATGCGGCAGCATTGCCGCCAAAAACGCGCATATTTCCCACGCCTACTACCGTCCCAGCCCGGCAGAGGACTGGCCCTATACCTTCTATACCATGATTCACGGCCGCAGCGACCAGGAATGCCTGGACGTGGTGGACCAGATGGCCGCCAGCGCTCCGCTGGGTGAGCACATCATCCTCAGGAGCCTCAAGGAACTCAAAAAAATCTCCATGACCTACTTTTAA
- the hemL gene encoding glutamate-1-semialdehyde 2,1-aminomutase: MDNSTSRHLFDKACAVIPGGVNSPVRACHNVDSLPLFIAEAHGCHIRDVDGNDFVDFVLSWGPMILGHDHPAVTAAVREAAGRGTSYGAPCPDEVTLAEEVVADMPSLEMVRMVNSGTEATMSALRLARGVTGRDKVLKFIGCYHGHADPFLAAAGSGIATFSIPGTPGVPAAVVADTLLAPYNDLAAVEALFAEYGKDIAAVIVEPVAANMGLVLPVPGFLEGLRNLTRQHGSLLIFDEVITGFRVAFGGAQARFGIDADLTTFGKIIGGGLPVGAFGGKRTYMEHVAPRGEVYQAGTLSGNPLAMAAGIATVRELRRQDYAALEARTAAFAGELAAILAAKGVPIQVPTIASMFCPYFSETPVRNFAQAKACDQKLFTTFYQQMRQQGIYLAPSGFETGMVSFAHTDDDFSKALDAARKVTF, translated from the coding sequence ATGGACAACAGCACCTCCCGCCATCTTTTTGACAAGGCCTGCGCCGTCATTCCCGGCGGGGTCAACAGCCCCGTGCGCGCCTGCCACAATGTGGACAGCCTGCCCCTTTTCATTGCCGAAGCCCACGGCTGCCACATCCGCGATGTGGACGGCAATGACTTTGTGGACTTTGTCCTCTCGTGGGGCCCCATGATTCTGGGCCACGATCACCCGGCCGTCACGGCTGCCGTGCGCGAGGCCGCCGGACGTGGCACCAGCTACGGTGCTCCCTGCCCCGACGAGGTGACCCTGGCCGAGGAAGTGGTGGCCGACATGCCCAGCCTGGAAATGGTGCGCATGGTCAATTCCGGCACAGAGGCCACCATGAGCGCCCTGCGCCTGGCCCGGGGCGTCACCGGCCGGGACAAGGTGCTCAAGTTCATCGGCTGCTATCACGGCCATGCCGATCCCTTCCTGGCCGCTGCCGGTTCCGGCATAGCCACCTTCTCCATTCCCGGCACGCCCGGCGTGCCCGCCGCCGTGGTGGCCGACACCCTGCTGGCCCCCTACAATGATCTTGCTGCCGTGGAAGCCCTCTTTGCCGAATACGGCAAGGACATTGCCGCCGTGATTGTGGAACCCGTGGCCGCCAATATGGGCCTTGTGCTGCCCGTGCCCGGATTTCTGGAAGGCCTGCGCAACCTGACCCGCCAGCACGGCAGCCTGCTCATCTTTGACGAGGTCATTACCGGCTTCCGCGTGGCCTTCGGTGGTGCCCAGGCCCGCTTCGGCATTGATGCCGACCTTACCACCTTCGGCAAGATCATCGGTGGCGGTCTGCCCGTGGGTGCCTTTGGCGGCAAACGCACCTATATGGAACACGTGGCCCCGCGCGGCGAGGTCTATCAGGCCGGCACCCTTTCCGGCAACCCTCTGGCCATGGCCGCCGGCATTGCCACGGTGCGCGAACTGCGCCGGCAGGACTATGCGGCCCTGGAAGCCCGCACCGCGGCCTTTGCCGGAGAACTGGCCGCCATTCTGGCCGCCAAGGGGGTTCCCATTCAGGTGCCCACCATTGCCTCCATGTTCTGCCCCTACTTCAGCGAAACGCCCGTGCGCAACTTTGCCCAGGCCAAGGCCTGCGATCAGAAGCTCTTTACCACCTTCTACCAGCAGATGCGCCAGCAGGGCATCTATCTTGCGCCGTCGGGCTTTGAAACCGGCATGGTCTCCTTTGCCCATACCGACGACGACTTCAGCAAGGCCCTGGACGCCGCCCGCAAGGTGACGTTTTAG
- a CDS encoding cytochrome c3 family protein yields the protein MKFACIPAALLALALASPAFAAPAVPADGLDMVGSNPKKTVKFNHSTHKTVECVVCHHPVDGKENFGKCATAGCHDDLQGKKGTKSLYYVVHSKKDVKHQSCLQCHTKMATEKPEMKKELTGCAKSKCHP from the coding sequence ATGAAGTTCGCGTGTATTCCGGCCGCTCTGCTGGCGCTGGCCCTTGCCTCGCCGGCCTTTGCCGCCCCTGCCGTTCCCGCTGACGGCCTGGATATGGTGGGTTCCAACCCCAAGAAGACGGTGAAGTTCAACCACAGCACCCACAAGACGGTGGAATGCGTGGTCTGCCACCATCCCGTGGACGGCAAGGAAAACTTCGGCAAGTGCGCCACCGCCGGCTGCCATGACGACCTGCAGGGCAAGAAGGGCACCAAGAGCCTGTACTATGTGGTGCACAGCAAGAAGGACGTGAAGCATCAGTCCTGCCTGCAGTGCCACACCAAGATGGCCACCGAAAAGCCCGAAATGAAGAAGGAGCTGACCGGCTGCGCCAAGTCCAAGTGCCATCCGTAG